The segment ATCAGAACATTATCATCAATGCTCTAAGACCATGTTTTCAAAACTCAAAAATTCATATTTATCACGATCTGATAGGGGCTGCCCGTTCATTATTTGGCAATGAAGCAGGAATTGCAGGAATACTGGGTACCGGGTCTAATTCTTGTGTTTATGATGGAACCAACATCACGCACAATATTCCGTCCTTGGGCTATTTTTTTGGGGATGAAGGAAGCGGAAGCAATATTGGCAAACGATTTATAAACAATTACTTAAAAGGAGATTTACCCGATTCATTAAAAAAAGATTTCGACAATCATTTTGCTTATTCCTTCGAATATATCCTAAATCAGATATATAGTAACGAGGGCCCGGTTAAATTTTTTGCTTCTTTTAATCCTTATATAAAAGATCATATCAAGTCGAAATATTACAAAGATCTGGTGTACTCCTCATTCAGCGATTTTTTTAGATTAAATATCTGCAAATACACTGATTATCAAAAATTGCCAATAAAATTTATTGGCTCAATTGCATATATTTTTTCTGATATTTTGAAAGAAGTTGCCTCTACATATGGAGTTATAATTCAAGGAATAGATAAAAATCCAATGGAAGGTCTGATTAAATTTCATTCAACATCAGAATAACCTGATCACTTTTTCAAATTCTGATGGATGGAACCATTGGTAAGATGGGTCTTTCCTAAACCAGGTTAATTGGCGTTTCGCATATCTCCGACTGCTGGTTTTAATATTTTCTATCGCTTTTTCAAGGCCAATACTACCTGAAAAATAATCGAATAATTCCTTATAACCTACCGTATTAAGGGCATTCAAATTTCGGTATTGATATAAATTTTTAGCTTCATCAACTAAACCTTCATTAATCATCTGATCAACGCGCAAATTGACTTTATCATACAATATATTTCGGTCCAAATTCAATGCAATTTTAATAATTTCGAATTCCCTGTTCTTTTTATTATTGGTTCTTTGTTCCGAATACTTTATTCCCGTTGCCATGCAAACTTCAAGTGCCCGAATGATACGTTTTGGGTTGGATTGATCAATGATTTTGTAAAATTCAGGATCTAATTCTTTAAGTTTGTTTCTGATAGAATCAATACCCTCTTTTTTATATAAAAGATTTAGTTCTTTTCTCAATTCTTCATCTACATCCGGTAAGTCATCAATTCCATTGCAAACTGTATCGATGTATAAACCCGAGCCACCAACCATAACTAAGTAATCATGATTTTTAAATAAGGAGCTTAATAAATTTATCACTTCCAATTCAAACCGTGCAGCATTATAATAATCATGAATTGAGATATTGCCTACAAAGTGATGTTTTACCTCTTTTAATTGCTCTGCATTAGGTTTTGCAGTTCCAATCGATAGTTCCTTATAAATCTG is part of the Bacteroidota bacterium genome and harbors:
- the miaA gene encoding tRNA (adenosine(37)-N6)-dimethylallyltransferase MiaA, with the protein product MNSNHSKKLIVIAGPTAVGKTDFAIQLAKYLKTEIISADSRQIYKELSIGTAKPNAEQLKEVKHHFVGNISIHDYYNAARFELEVINLLSSLFKNHDYLVMVGGSGLYIDTVCNGIDDLPDVDEELRKELNLLYKKEGIDSIRNKLKELDPEFYKIIDQSNPKRIIRALEVCMATGIKYSEQRTNNKKNREFEIIKIALNLDRNILYDKVNLRVDQMINEGLVDEAKNLYQYRNLNALNTVGYKELFDYFSGSIGLEKAIENIKTSSRRYAKRQLTWFRKDPSYQWFHPSEFEKVIRLF